The following are encoded together in the Dehalococcoidia bacterium genome:
- a CDS encoding trypsin-like peptidase domain-containing protein, whose protein sequence is MNMRRLLPALLLALALAACQGGSEQPSPSASLPSSPSTANSQPTSPSEALSVPELVARLRPSVVHILTESASISVFGQPVPQQGVGTGIVISPDGYIVTNNHVVVRPNTCDTPAQSITVTLADGRRFRATVVGRDPLTDLAVLKIDASGLQAAALGDSEALQVGEEVVAMGNALNLPGGPTVTKGVVSAKDRTIQEDQCGVTIPGAIQTDAAINPGNSGGPLVNMRGEVVGITTAVIRGGEAEGVGFAISTATARPIIQALMQQGRVERAYLGVALVDVTPQLARQFDLPVEQGVVVTQVVPGSPAARAGLRPNDIIVRLGGRDIRNSGELLQALTQLRAGQTVQVEFYRNGNRQTADITLGQRPS, encoded by the coding sequence CGCCTGCCAGGGGGGGTCCGAGCAGCCCAGCCCCAGCGCTTCTTTGCCGTCGTCCCCGAGCACGGCCAATTCCCAGCCCACCTCCCCCAGCGAGGCCCTTTCGGTGCCGGAGCTGGTGGCCAGGCTCCGGCCCAGCGTGGTGCATATCCTGACCGAGTCAGCGTCCATCAGCGTTTTCGGCCAGCCGGTGCCCCAGCAAGGCGTGGGAACGGGCATCGTCATCAGCCCCGACGGCTACATCGTCACCAACAACCACGTGGTGGTGCGCCCCAACACCTGCGACACGCCGGCCCAGAGCATCACCGTCACCCTGGCCGACGGACGGCGATTCCGCGCCACCGTGGTGGGCCGCGACCCCCTGACCGACCTGGCGGTGCTGAAGATAGACGCCAGCGGCCTGCAGGCGGCCGCCCTGGGTGACTCGGAGGCGCTGCAAGTGGGCGAGGAGGTAGTGGCCATGGGCAACGCCCTCAACCTGCCTGGCGGCCCCACTGTCACCAAGGGGGTCGTGAGCGCCAAGGACCGCACCATCCAGGAGGACCAGTGCGGCGTGACCATCCCCGGGGCCATCCAGACCGACGCTGCCATCAACCCCGGCAACTCGGGCGGGCCGCTGGTGAACATGCGGGGCGAGGTGGTGGGCATAACGACCGCCGTCATCCGCGGGGGGGAAGCGGAAGGGGTGGGGTTCGCCATATCGACCGCCACCGCCCGCCCCATCATCCAGGCGCTGATGCAACAGGGGCGGGTAGAGAGGGCCTACCTCGGCGTGGCCCTGGTGGACGTCACCCCCCAGCTGGCCCGGCAGTTCGATCTGCCTGTGGAGCAGGGGGTGGTGGTGACCCAGGTGGTGCCCGGCAGCCCGGCGGCCCGGGCCGGGCTGCGCCCCAACGACATCATCGTGCGGTTGGGGGGCAGGGACATCCGCAACTCGGGCGAGCTGTTACAGGCCCTGACCCAGCTCCGCGCCGGGCAGACGGTGCAGGTGGAGTTCTATCGCAATGGCAACCGCCAGACGGCCGATATCACGCTCGGGCAACGCCCCAGCTGA